A genomic segment from Phoenix dactylifera cultivar Barhee BC4 unplaced genomic scaffold, palm_55x_up_171113_PBpolish2nd_filt_p 000781F, whole genome shotgun sequence encodes:
- the LOC120107164 gene encoding uncharacterized protein LOC120107164, with product MASEDTGSSVFMAICSYGSEAVIISISKDTILDQIFKEIVERWRHLSSTMIEVKFYIPNKSKMLVTLMSDKDVRNMHEIHVNLNAKVIEMVVTHSPTLIEGAAVVIESGSSHCAEISSRGKNFSKGSSSNFGQVVEETRAAIEEEASQKNSLDDWKNSIEGVGQEFMNVETLRDTIRNYCIAICRNFVFVKNDRDRVTVECVYEGCEWRIHASRLGNGEKFAIKKMHCNHTCGGGLQVRSHPKASKRWVSKIVKDQLQDMPLYKPSDIVKDIRRQYGVELPYHQAWRGKEVAMMDLYGNSRLSYERIRWYCDAIRQTNPGSIAEYETIDGRFRRLFICFHASLMGFIKGCRPLIFMDGTFIKHKDGGVLLGATSKDGNDDMFPIAYGVVDIECDENWKWFCRFLKEAIHSCTEYSGQQFTFMTDRHQGIIKSVPKYFPDSYHSYCIRHVKENFKNQVLVHYRAAERKRLIDLLNAAAYTPRLTVFRKLIAKLTSEAPGATTFLLHAKPEHWANAVFPGPRWGIMTSNVAESFNSWVLEARHLPVPQMVDHIRIQIMQMMHQRRNRGYSIQSQLCPDAEKVLQKNAEDGRRLAVFTSNIMIYDVKDTNYSCKVDLHMCSCSCGEWRIFRMPCKHACACIEKDGRSLYQFTDNCFQAELYRVTYAEAISPIPDMEKPQSASEEIHILPPIRKTRPGRPKKKRRPSQVESVREMRCGRCGKVGHNRRTCNEVIK from the exons ATGGCTTCGGAAGACACTGGTAGCTCTGTTTTTATGGCCATTTGTTCTTATGGTAGTGAAGCTGTGATTATTTCCATCTCAAAAGACACAATTCTTGATCAAATTTTTAAGGAAATAGTTGAAAGGTGGAGACATTTATCTTCTACAATGATAGAAGTTAAGTTTTATATTCCAAACAAGTCTAAAATGCTTGTTACGCTCATGAGCGATAAGGATGTTCGTAACATGCATGAAATACACGTCAACTTAAATGCCAAGGTGATCGAGATGGTTGTTACTCATTCTCCAACCTTGATCGAAGGTGCTGCTGTGGTAATTGAGAG TGGCTCATCGCATTGTGCTGAAATCAGTTCGAGAGGGAAAAATTTTTCGAAGGGTAGCTCAAGTAATTTTGGTCAAGTTGTTGAAGAAACAAGAGCCGCAATTGAAGAGGAAGCAAGTCAAAAAAATTCGTTGGATGATTGGAAAAATAGTATAGAGGGTGTTGGTCAGGAGTTCATGAATGTGGAAACTCTACGTGACACCATTCGCAACTATTGCATTGCAATTTGCAGGAATTTTGTCTTCGTGAAGAACGATCGTGATCGAGTTACTGTAGAATGTGTTTATGAAGGTTGCGAATGGCGTATTCATGCTTCTCGCCTTGGGAATGGTGAAAagtttgcaattaaaaaaatgcaCTGTAACCACACATGTGGAGGAGGATTGCAAGTGCGGTCTCATCCAAAGGCTTCAAAACGTTGGGTTTCCAAAATTGTTAAAGATCAACTTCAAGATATGCCGTTATATAAGCCGAGTGATATTGTAAAGGATATTCGACGACAATATGGTGTTGAATTGCCGTATCATCAAGCTTGGCGTGGTAAGGAGGTGGCCATGATGGATCTTTATGGTAACAGCCGGCTATCTTATGAACGGATTCGCTGGTATTGCGATGCCATTCGTCAGACCAACCCCGGCAGCATTGCAGAGTACGAAACAATTGATGGTCGATTCAGACGTCTATTCATTTGTTTTCATGCTTCACTAATGGGTTTCATAAAAGGATGTCGTCCTCTGATTTTTATGGATGGCACATTTATAAAGCATAAGGATGGAGGTGTATTGCTTGGAGCCACTTCCAAAGATGGAAATGATGATATGTTTCCTATAGCTTATGGTGTTGTAGATATAGAATGTGATGAAAATTGGAAATGGTTTTGCCGGTTTCTGAAAGAAGCTATTCATAGTTGTACTGAGTATAGTGGTCAACAGTTCACATTTATGACGGATAGACATCAGGGCATTATTAAATCCGTGCCTAAGTACTTTCCTGATTCTTACCACTCATATTGTATACGTCATGTGAAAGAAAACTTCAAGAATCAG GTCCTTGTCCATTATCGTGCAGCTGAGAGAAAGAGGCTCATTGATTTACTAAATGCTGCTGCCTATACACCAAGGCTTACTGTATTCCGAAAGCTAATTGCAAAGCTTACATCAGAAGCCCCTGGTGCTACCACCTTTCTCCTACATGCAAAGCCGGAGCATTGGGCGAATGCTGTATTTCCAGGTCCACGCTGGGGCATCATGACATCGAATGTGGCAGAGTCTTTTAATAGTTGGGTCCTGGAGGCTCGTCATCTCCCTGTGCCTCAGATGGTTGACCATATAAGGATCCAAATAATGCAGATGATGCATCAACGGCGTAATCGAGGATATAGCATTCAATCTCAACTTTGTCCTGATGCGGAGAAAGTGTTGCAAAAAAATGCGGAAGATGGTCGGAGATTAGCTGTATTTACGTCCAACATAATGATATATGATGTAAAGGATACCAACTACTCATGCAAAGTTGACCTGCATATGTGTAGCTGCTCTTGTGGCGAGTGGCGAATCTTCCGCATGCCATGTAAGCATGCTTGTGCATGCATCGAGAAGGACGGCAGATCACTATACCAATTCACCGACAATTGCTTCCAAGCTGAATTGTATAGAGTAACATATGCCGAAGCAATCAGTCCAATTCCTGACATGGAGAAACCCCAAAGTGCCTCTGAAGAGATTCACATTCTACCCCCTATAAGAAAGACACGTCCTGGcaggcctaaaaagaagagaagacctTCGCAAGTGGAGTCAGTACGTGAAATGAGATGTGGACGATGCGGGAAGGTTGGGCACAATAGAAGGACTTGTAATGAGGTCATCAAGTAA